One window of the Ictidomys tridecemlineatus isolate mIctTri1 chromosome 11, mIctTri1.hap1, whole genome shotgun sequence genome contains the following:
- the LOC144368602 gene encoding rho GTPase-activating protein 29-like, whose protein sequence is MAKAATTHKFRRWKFPGRCRYCERIVIFRGFKCEECLVVCHKKCMANLTIVCGHQKLQGKMHLFGEELSCVAKKEPDGIPFIIKMCTLEIEKTALCLQLPEPLVLFQWYQEFMELANIIQHFNQEQDTKRDNSEDNTSPNMCMEINQIILKTKDLLRKLPPSNFNTLRYLIIHLKRVVDHSEENLMNSKNLGVVFGPCVMRPRPTTTPGTISSSIAAYANQALLVEFLITNAQMIFDGSLEPQNISSSTDVVAPCVDKSPPSKQDIHTADIEIKNYELATSFEESECKQNALEKWDACLIDHKELESSSQKMDNMCKTMKPLSLKSDVTTNDIQRPMPSPKIRCCCLPVDRFHLASSPNEKNSRNVGIVNSDKFGQNLTFEGLNRKDTPTSLGSQINGFDQQIPQKTQGQQCEPKNLTGTSAVIVPSVLQEKVTMSIKVSGDHSNGATQPNTPASAAREAPVRLSSHSHSLVPARAPRILQPHLGTTFYKPPTLTSKVRGTEERPASPSAAVPPSTALPPLSHVEKSVPEADSTSAYALKPAAEPKENSEEIGLPDMNPMCQGLRLKQMEELQDLEFEMPQFV, encoded by the exons ATGGCAAAAGCAGCTACAACCCATAAGTTCAGAAGATGGAAATTTCCTGGAAGATGTAGATATTGTGAACGCATTGTCATATTTCGAGGTTTTAAATGCGAAGAG TGTCTTGTTGTCTGCCATAAAAAATGCATGGCAAACTTAACCATCGTTTGCGGACATCAGAAACTGCAGGGGAAAATGCACTTATTTGGAGAAGAATTGTCCTGTGTTGCCAAAAAGGAGCCAGATGGCATTCCTTTCATCATCAAAATGTGTActttagaaattgaaaagactGCCTTGTGTTTACAA ctacCAGAGCCATTGGTTTTATTCCAATGGTACCAGGAATTTATGGAGCTTGCAAATATCATCCAACATTTTAACCAAGAGCAGGACACCAAAAGGGACAACTCTGAAGACAACACATCTCCAAATATGTGTATGGAAATCAACCAAATTATTCTCAAAACCAAGGACCTTCTAAGAAAACTGCCACCGTCCAATTTTAACACTCTACGTTACCTTATCATCCATCTTAAGAG GGTTGTAGACCACTCCGAAGAAAACCtgatgaactcaaaaaacttgggGGTGGTATTTGGACCCTGTGTGATGAGGCCCAGGCCTACAACCACTCCTGGTACCATCTCCTCCTCTATTGCTGCATATGCCAATCAGGCCCTGTTAGTAGAGTTTCTAATTACCAATGCACAGATGATCTTCGATGGGTCCTTAGAGccacaaaatatttcatccagtACTGATGTTGTTGCACCTTGTGTGGATAAAAGCCCTCCTTCCAAACAG GATATCCACACTGcagatattgaaattaaaaattatgaattggCTACATCATTTGAGGAATCAGAATGCAAGCAAAATGCATTGGAAAAATGGGATGCATGTCTCATTG ATCACAAAGAACTGGAATCATCATCACAAAAGATGGACAATATGTGTAAAACCATGAAACCACTTAGTCTGAAATCTGATGTGACAACAAATGATATACAGAGGCCTATGCCAAGCCCCAAGATCAGATGTTGCTGTTTGCCTGTAGATAGGTTCCATCTTGCAAGCTCCCCTaatgagaaaaacagcagaaatgtGGGAATTGTCAATTCAGACAAGTTTGGCCAGAATCTTACCTTTGAAGGACTTAATAGAAAAGATACCCCTACTAGTTTGGGCTCCCAAATTAATGGTTTTGATCAGCAGATTCCACAAAAAACTCAGGGACAACAATGTGAACCAAAGAACTTAACTGGCACGAGTGCAGTGATTGTGCCAAGTGTACTCCAGGAAAAAGTGACAATGAGCATTAAGGTTAGTGGTGACCATTCCAACGGTGCCACACAGCCCAACACGCCAGCCAGTGCAGCAAGAGAGGCACCAGTGAGACTGTCCTCTCATTCTCACAGTCTTGTTCCTGCAAGAGCACCCAGAATACTGCAGCCCCATCTTGGGACAACATTTTACAAACCACCCACCCTGACCAGCAAAGTCAGGGGGACTGAGGAGAGACCAGCTTCACCTTCAGCAGCAGTGCCTCCTAGCACAGCTCTTCCTCCCCTGAGTCATGTGGAGAAATCTGTCCCAGAGGCAGACAGCACATCAGCTTATGCTTTGAAGCCAGCTGCTGAGCCTAAAGAGAACTCTGAGGAGATCGGCCTACCTGACATGAATCCAATGTGCCAGGGACTCAGGCTCAAACAAATGGAAGAGTTACAAGACCTTGAATTTGAAATGCCACAGTTTGTGTAG